From the genome of Rhododendron vialii isolate Sample 1 chromosome 10a, ASM3025357v1:
ATGAGATTAGAAATTTAGATAGAGTCATATATggcacgtttttttttttttggggaaatactcaaaaaaataaaaaaagtaaggCCATTTTTCGAGAGTTTTCATAGTTTAGGGATTATATGATGAATACCAAAACGTTGAGGGGCCGCTCCGGTATGCGTTGGATGGATCGTACGGTCCTCAGTAGGATTTTATATTTGGAAACTGATTTTTGCGCTCAATTTTTTTACTGATGGTGCTCCGCTTTTAACGTAAAGTTATTAGTAACTTaatgaacaaagtggagcgcgaatatcaaaatCCTTATATTTTTATTTCGAAATTATATCCCATCGACATAAGAACACGGGCTCGAAACGAGTTTAGAGCGACGACAAAAGTCGTGCCTCTACTAGATCTCAAGAGCCATATTTGTTTGATCGAATATAAGCGTTGAATTGGATTTATTCCAATTCAGATTAACTATACCCACAAAATGTGCATGTGTAATGATATTATTAATTTGgtcattaactaaaataagtatttattttttgaattaaaaataatgtattgtgagagaatgatctgtctcgtaaaacagaaaataagtacataaaaaataagaaccttagcaaaATAAGACTTAGTTTCTACATTATTTTGGTGCGTTCCGGTTTCAAAGTTCATGACGTTTCAGAAGTTTCTTGATTCATGGTTTTAGACTAATTAAGTCTTTTTTTCTATATTATATCCCTTTTATGATTAATAATAAATCTGACCACAGGTGGTATGCTCGTTACCTAGAAACCCTTTTGTCCACCTCAAGAGTTCTTGGATTCTTCCTCTGCTCAACTTCAACCACATTAGAAAAAGACAATCAAGACGACAGACTCTCGTCGTATCTCAACCTAGATTTGATTCGAGATGTCCATTCTTTGGTTGCGCTGATCGAAGAGACGTGCGACGCGCCCGATTCCCTCCTCGTCGAAGGCAACAAGATATTGTACGAGGTCACGGGTTTGGTGGGCGGCGACCATCTCTCGGCGGTCAACGAGATCTTGTCACGACTTGGCGAGTTGAGCCAGAGACTGAGTTGTTTGAGTTTCGACGAGTCGGTCGAGTTGACGCGTGGGTTGAAGAGGTTAGAGGATTGTAGGGAGCGAGTGGAAGTTTTGTTTAGTGTAAAGAAGCCTTTGGTTGAGGGTTTGTGGGGTTTGGTGGGAGAGTTGAAAAATGGGGTTGGGATGGTTAATGTGTGTAGAGAGGGTGGGAAGTTAGTGAGTGAGGGGAGGAGAGAGCAGGGGAGCGAGTCGGCTCGGTTTGTTGACCGAGTTGTGGAGCGTGGCGACTCGGTTCGATTTTCTTCGGCGAGGTTTGGGTTTAACAAGTTGTCTTTGATGGTTTTCGATTCCGTTGAAAGAACCGCTTGATTGTGAAAGTAGTTTCAATGTTTTCGTAAGAGTGTTGTACGTGGTGTGAGTTTTGCTTCATACCTTTAGTAGAAATATATTGGAGGAGATTTTCAGCGATTTTAATCCAAGTAATGAACGGTCCAGATCAATAGGAGCTCAGATTAAATCCAAGTCGTCTGGATCGGCTTTGTAGTGTGGTTGTGCACCGTAGgattttcaaattctttttggaaaatgtaATTGTACATAAAATGTAATTgatcgaaattttttactttttagattcctctcgtcatgacgaagcaataattcccaaaaaattgatgagaaactaacaaatgagaaaaaaatttgaa
Proteins encoded in this window:
- the LOC131302377 gene encoding putative clathrin assembly protein At4g40080 yields the protein MGKVIRDLIGVIKDKASASKATIISKPNTLSLRLSVLRATTHSPSTPPDEKHLAALLTLGDSSRATASALIVSLMDRLRRTGTAAVALKCLLTIHHVIRRGPFILQDQLSVFPAAGGRNYLNLSGFRDGATPATWVLSAWVRWYARYLETLLSTSRVLGFFLCSTSTTLEKDNQDDRLSSYLNLDLIRDVHSLVALIEETCDAPDSLLVEGNKILYEVTGLVGGDHLSAVNEILSRLGELSQRLSCLSFDESVELTRGLKRLEDCRERVEVLFSVKKPLVEGLWGLVGELKNGVGMVNVCREGGKLVSEGRREQGSESARFVDRVVERGDSVRFSSARFGFNKLSLMVFDSVERTA